One window of the Zea mays cultivar B73 chromosome 3, Zm-B73-REFERENCE-NAM-5.0, whole genome shotgun sequence genome contains the following:
- the LOC103652255 gene encoding rubredoxin, protein MALAYAAARLVHPCISMGMVSKQHPRTPPPSSCCLHLHHIFYLRPVASSHHLARHSVDVTKDDKPLEPPAPAPAAETERESTHQQEDEDGGPKLDPRRFEEKFAVLNTGVHECRSCGYRYDQTAGDPSYPVPPGLPFMQLPDDWRCPTCGVARSFFESKSVEIAGFAQNQQFGLGGNSLTSGQKGLLIYDSLLIGFLFFISGYFLQ, encoded by the coding sequence ATGGCGTTAGCCTATGCAGCAGCCAGGCTAGTCCACCCATGCATTAGCATGGGCATGGTGTCCAAGCAGCACCCAAGAACACCGCCGCCGTCCTCCTGCTGCCTACACCTCCACCACATCTTCTACCTTAGGCCCGTCGCCAGCAGCCACCACTTGGCGCGCCACTCCGTCGACGTCACCAAGGACGACAAGCCGCTTgagccgccggcgccggcgccggctgcAGAGACAGAGAGGGAGAGCACGCATCAGCAGGAGGACGAGGACGGCGGGCCAAAGCTGGACCCGAGGCGGTTCGAGGAGAAGTTCGCGGTGCTGAACACGGGGGTCCACGAGTGCCGGTCCTGCGGGTACCGCTACGACCAGACGGCGGGGGACCCGTCGTACCCGGTGCCGCCGGGCCTCCCCTTCATGCAGCTGCCCGACGACTGGCGGTGCCCCACCTGCGGCGTCGCGCGGTCCTTCTTCGAGAGCAAGAGCGTGGAGATCGCCGGGTTCGCGCAGAACCAGCAGTTCGGGCTGGGCGGTAACTCCCTCACCTCCGGCCAGAAGGGCCTGCTCATCTACGACAGCCTCCTCATCGGCTTCCTCTTCTTCATCTCCGGCTACTTCCTGCAATGA